The Paenibacillus yonginensis genome segment ATGCCTTTTGCCCGCGTAGGGTCAAGAATCGCCAGCGTAGAACCGGCATGCATCGCTACGGCCGAGACGCCTTCGGTAATACCAAATGCCTGATCCGGCGCTACGATGTTGGTCGCGTTGATATCGGCCAAAGCGTTATAGCGGAAACGGACGCCAAATTCGTCAGCCAGCCAGTCAGAGCTGACAACGCCCTGCATCGCTTCCGAATTCGCTTCCTCTGCGCTCATGCCTTTAGCCGGATTGTCCCAGGCCCCGCGGCGGTAGCCGTTAAATACCTCGGAGCCGTCCCAGCGGTTCTTGTTCCGGTCTGCATTATAGTGGTCGGCGATAAAAAAGATGCTGCCGCCATTCTCCACATATTCGGCCATTGCCTGCTGTTCGCTGGCCTTATAAGGTACATTGGATTCCGCTACGACAAATACGTCATAGCCGCTTAGATCACTTAATGTGATTGGGGTAGTCTTGCGAAGTTCTTTTACGTAATAACCTTCCTGTGCAAGCGCATTGCCGAAGTCGGAAAAAGCGCCGTCAATGACCCAATCCGCTGCTCCGGCGGTTTGTTCATGGGTGTTGTCGAACAAAATCTTTTGACCTGCATGTTCGTTAACAACTTTCGCCTCAATAAACGGTGCTGGATCGGCCGGCCCTTCGGCCAATGCCGTCTGTCCCGCTCCAAACGCGAACAGCTGAAGCGGTAATGCCACCGCCGCTGCAAGCATGCAGTTTATCAGCCTCTTTTTCCAACCTGAATGCTTCTCCCTCATACCCTTCCTCCTTAAGAAAATGGATCGGCGGACAAATTCGTCCACTATATCGTCTACTATCCTATCACGGAAAAATTAGGAGAGGTGCATGTTTATGTAAATCTATGCAACTTTGTACTTTAGTCCTAGGTTTCAGGGGAGTTTTGGGTGGAATTACAACGAGAAAGATTAGTTAAGCCCTCTGCGTGCTTTCAGCAAATATAATTGTTCGTCGGTCCAGTCCTCGAGCTCAAGCAGAGCTTGATAGGGATCGTTGTCGTTCCCAAACTCCAGCTCCAGCCCAAGCAGCCGCGAAAAGGCGGGCTCTGTCTTTATGCCCTGGCGTTTGAGCTTTATCACCTGCTGCCGAAAGGATTCCCCGAACAGACGCAGCAGCCGTGCTTCAATCCGCAAGTGCCTGTAAGCCTTTTGTTTCCGCACGGGAATCGGCTGCCCAAAGACCTCGACCGGCCAGGCTCCGCACAGAAAGTTGGCCTTCATCCGCTGGATCCCCGAAACCGTTCGGCTCGTTAGGCGGAATTCCGGGTAAGCGGAGAAATGCCGGAGCAAATCCTGTTCAAAAGCCCTGAAATCATGAACCTCGCAGATGATATCCAAATCACTTTCTTCCACATGAATGCGGATCGGCACCGTGCCGGTCAGCACCGGGTCATAGACCTTCAGCTTGCTGAGGAGACTATGTTTCTGTAGAAGCTTAAACACTTCCTGCTGTGCATTACTTCCTTGCTTCAAATAGTCAAGCTCAAACCAGTCAGGCTGTTTGGACATAGGATCTGCTCCCCCTCTTTTTTGTTTGGTGAAAAGCCTATATGAAACCAACATAAGATAGTTTTCCAATAAAATATAGGGCTGTTTCGATTATTGGAAAACAGCAGCGGCCGCGGATCGTATTCCCTTTCGTCCCACGCCCCAAGCGGCCGCTGTTAAAATTGCGCCTCACATGGCGTCAAAGGCCGGCTTTAGAATATCTGTCGCCCACTGGCGGAAGCTTGTGGGCGTTGAATTTTCCGGCGTACGCCGAAGCTCGTTATTGATCCCGGCCGCTCCGGCAATGTCCATGTCGACCATACTCTGAGCCATGGCTTCCGAATAGCCGATGCCCAGAAATAACTGCTTGTAGCCGGCTAACGTCATCTGTTCAAAGCGGATCGGCGTGCCGAGTACCTCGCTAAGAATCTCTGCCATATCCTCATAAGAGAGGTCTTCCGGCCCGAGCACTGCCAGACTTTCCTGTCCGCTCCACTTCCTGTCAAGAAGAAGCCGGGAGGCAGCAGCGGCGATATCAGAAGCAGCTATCGTAGGGCTCTTCTGGTTGCCCGGCAACGTGAAGCGAATCAAGCCCTCATTCTTGATGAAGGGCAGCTGTCTTAGCATGTTATCCATGAAAGAGGGCATCGTTAATGCCCGGAAGTTTACGCCTGTGCTTCTAAGCAAATCCTCCATCGCCAACGATGCCGAGATATTACCGGCGTAGCGCTGCTGACCGCGGCCAAGAGCGGAAATTGCCACAACTTGACCGACACGATGACGGACAATCGCATCAGCAGCCGGGATGCTGAACCGAACATAGGCGTCATAGACGCTCTCCGCCTGCTTGTCGGCAGGCACAAGCCAGAACACAGCATCGGCTCCCTCGAACGCCCGGTTGACGACATCTCGGTCGGCATGCGAACCCTGAATGACTTCCACTCGCTCACGAATTGCCTCAGGAATCCGCTGCGGTTCGCGGGCAATCACGCGAATGTCCTCTTCGCACTCCAATATGCGCTCAAGTATCTGACGGCCAATCTTGCTCGTAGGTGCAGTAATTACTATCATCTTCCATCCTCCCCTGCTTCTATTCATTAGTGTTGCTTACACATCAGTGTTGTTTATGCTACACTATAGGAGGAATTTTATTTCAATCCTGCGGTTCCAACAACCAATAAAAGGGCCCTATCGTTGCGTAGGCAACATTCTGGCCCATTTGTTGTTTAAAGGAGGGCGAATATGCTTTCCTGGAGTGCTGGATAAGCCGGAAGTTTCAGATGATCTTGAAGGATGCCTTGCCACAAGGAAGGATTACAGGAACGGGGAGTCTGCGTACTGTAGTCCAGACCGTATTCGATGTGCTGGCGCGATTCCGCCAATACATGACGCATCCTGGCAACAGCCGGTTCGAGCCGTTGTTCGAAATTGCGATGCAGAAGCAGCTCTATAACCTCCTGCTAGAATGGTTAAGCGGGGAAACAACGAATTCACCGGACAAGGTAGAAACCACGGCAGTCGTTGCCAGCTGGGGAATCTTCGGCGCCGCTGTGCAGTGGAGCAGAGATCCACTGCACAGCACTTCGGAAATGATGGTACATCGGGTGTCGGAGGTTGCGGCGGCAGCCTTGGCACCGGTCTTGGGGGAATGATCCTTGCTCAATATAATGTGTTGGTTCAAGGTTTAATCAGCGGGAGATGTCAGTTCAAAGAAAACAGCGGTGGACGAAGCTTTCTCCTTAAGCTTCGTCCACCGCTGTCTCTATTTCAGCTCATATCCGTTCAGCCCATCCTTCATGAGTTCCCTGCTGATCTTCAGCGCTTCCTCGCGGCTCTGCGCCGGAGCCGAAATCATAAATCCGTCCGAGCTGCTCCAGCCGGTCTCTCTCCCTTGATTGTCATGCATTAAAGCAATCGTCAGTTGATCCATATCGGGCGTGCTGTACAGCGAACCGATCGCTCTTCTCTTAATCTGGCCTTGGTCCAATCGGATTGACTGAAGCCAATCGGCATCGGAACGGGACAACCGGACTTTCAGATCTGGATCGTCCTGCTGGAAAGGGTTCGCCCCGTTCCCTTCACCCGTATCTATTTTTCCCGTAAACAAAGGCGGTTTCGTTAATCTGCGCTGAATTTCACCTTCAATCCGAATCTGGACCGGCTGGACATAAACCTCATGGCCCTCCCCCAGCCGATACTTAATTCCGTCCAGCGTCGTATGGATCTGTTTAGGCCAGGTATACCAGACGAAAGCCGCCAGCATAAGTGCCAGCACAACCGAAACACCTATCTTGATCAACCGCATAAAACGTCCTCCCTCTATTGAGCTGAATAGCAGTCAGAAAGCTCCAGCCTGCACCAACTTACTTGCTCATCCGGCGGCTGTAAATAGCTCTTGACCAGAAATAAACTGCACAGCCGACAAGCAAAATCGAGAACTGCCATCCGGAATCTCCTGTTGAGATCCAGTCATACAAAGCCCAGACCAGCAGGGTAACGGTATAGAAAATAAACCCGTATTTGGCAGACTGATCGCTTTGATACTGCTCCATTTCATCAGCTCGGCGCCAAACGCGGCGCAAGAAAGGTAATTTCATTTCTTCTCCTCCTCATAACAAAACAACTCATCCACCCGAGTTTGCAGCTGAATTGACAGCTTGAACGCCAGAGTGAGCGTTGGGTCGTACTTCTCATTCTCAATGGCATTAATGGTCTGTCTGGTTACACCGCATTGTCGGGCCAATTCTTCCTGAGAGAGCTTGAGTTCCTTGCGTATGGCTCTAATTGTATTCTTCAACTCGGCACCTTGACTTTCACATTTTCGAATATGTAAAAAGATTTTGACACAAGTATAAAGTCAGCTCCTCTTAATGTCAAACTCTTTTTACACCCAATCTTCGGCTCTTTCTTCTCATTTCTAAAAAGGAACCCCCATCCTGTTGGATGAGGGCTCCCATTAACATCAATTCATGGGACTGCTCGTGGGGGGAACAGCCGGAATTGAACGGAATTTGAAACCTCCCTTTCTTATTGACGAACCCAAGCGTTCCCCAGGAGCAGCGCACCGTGCGCAGAAACTGTATCAGCCAATGCGTTCAACATCATAAAGTCAAAGGGCTCGGTTCTTTGTGCCGGGTCAGTCGTCCAAAACATATAAAATAAAAAACCAGATAACATTCGGAATGTTATCCGGCTTATCCTCTATCACAACGGGTTGGAAAGGGAAGACGCTATAGCGCTCCCGCCGCGTTTTTCCCCAGTTTCTTCAACTGCTCGGTTAACACCCGTTTCTCCTCCCGGGTTAATCCAGGCATCATGGAATCTACGAAAGCCGCATGTCTCGGGAAAATATCGTCGAACAGCTTGCGTCCCGCATCCGTTAATTCGGCAAGAATGACGCGGCGGTCAGACGCGCTGGGTACTCTTTTTAATAGTCCCCGCTTCTCCAGCTTGTCGATGTTGTAAGTCATGCTGCCGCTTGTGATCAGCACCTTCTCCCCGATCTGCTGCAGCGGATAGCTGCCTTTGTGGTACAGCACTTCCAGAATCGTGAATTCCGAGGCCGTAAGCCCATATTGCTTCATATCTTTGACTGCCCGGTCCATCAAGGAGCGGTAAGCCTTGGAGAGCACAATAAACAGCTTCAGGGAGTCCTGATAATCCCCAGCCTGCTCCTCCGCTCTTTGCGCCTGTTCATAATCCGGCATAACCTCACCTCTAACGTTGTCTAATCAAGGTAAAAATATCGCCCAGCCCTGCGTAATCATCGCCCGCCAATCGGCTGACCGGCTTCAGCGCCGCAGCTTCGATATAGCCGTCCCGGTATACCGCTTCGTCAATATGGAACTGAACCACCCGGACAAGCAGCAGGTCGCATACCGCCTCCTCGCGCGCCGGGTTCTCAAATTCAACAACTTCCGCATCGGATCCTTCAGTGCCTGATCCGGCAGCGCTGCTTCCTCGAACCGGAATATGCTGCTCCAGCACACATTCCATCCGGATCTTCGCTTCCCGGATTCCGGGAACCGACAGCTTCCTGCTCGGCACCGTTGTCAAGGCCGTCAAGTCCAGCTCGCTTTGCTCCGGAGGAAGCGGGGCTGCGGTTTTGTTCATCTCCGCAGCCAAATCCTCATCTACAATATGAACGACCAGTTCCCTGCGGTTAACCGTGTTGCGCGCCGTGTCTTTCATGACCCCACCCTTGCGCGCTACGGAGACTGACAGTAGCGGCGGAGAACTCGAAACAATCGAGAAGTAGCTGAACGGCGCGGCATTTACGGTCCCATCTTCCCCTAACGTCGTAACAAAAGCAATCGGCCGCGGAATGATGCTGCCGATCAGCAGCTTATAGATGTCCCGTTCCTGCTGTCCATTTGGATCTATGGCTATCATAGAGATGCTCCTTTAACCTGTTGTTATTCCTTTTCCCCGAAATGCTCTTTATACCAGGCTTGTGCCGCTTCGACTTCGCTTCTGGACAATTGGTGCCCCTGATGGCCCCAATGCAGGGTCACTGCGGCTCCTGCCTTCTCCAAAAGTCCCGTCAGCTCTTCCGATTCGGCGGAACGGACCAGCGGATCGTTAGTCCCGGCTCCGATAAAGACCGGCAGTCCCGGCGATGCCGGCAGCTCGATCCCGCGGCGCGGAACCATCGGGTG includes the following:
- a CDS encoding DUF4269 domain-containing protein; translated protein: MSKQPDWFELDYLKQGSNAQQEVFKLLQKHSLLSKLKVYDPVLTGTVPIRIHVEESDLDIICEVHDFRAFEQDLLRHFSAYPEFRLTSRTVSGIQRMKANFLCGAWPVEVFGQPIPVRKQKAYRHLRIEARLLRLFGESFRQQVIKLKRQGIKTEPAFSRLLGLELEFGNDNDPYQALLELEDWTDEQLYLLKARRGLN
- a CDS encoding NAD(P)H-binding protein is translated as MIVITAPTSKIGRQILERILECEEDIRVIAREPQRIPEAIRERVEVIQGSHADRDVVNRAFEGADAVFWLVPADKQAESVYDAYVRFSIPAADAIVRHRVGQVVAISALGRGQQRYAGNISASLAMEDLLRSTGVNFRALTMPSFMDNMLRQLPFIKNEGLIRFTLPGNQKSPTIAASDIAAAASRLLLDRKWSGQESLAVLGPEDLSYEDMAEILSEVLGTPIRFEQMTLAGYKQLFLGIGYSEAMAQSMVDMDIAGAAGINNELRRTPENSTPTSFRQWATDILKPAFDAM
- a CDS encoding helix-turn-helix transcriptional regulator codes for the protein MKNTIRAIRKELKLSQEELARQCGVTRQTINAIENEKYDPTLTLAFKLSIQLQTRVDELFCYEEEKK
- a CDS encoding flavin reductase family protein, which produces MIAIDPNGQQERDIYKLLIGSIIPRPIAFVTTLGEDGTVNAAPFSYFSIVSSSPPLLSVSVARKGGVMKDTARNTVNRRELVVHIVDEDLAAEMNKTAAPLPPEQSELDLTALTTVPSRKLSVPGIREAKIRMECVLEQHIPVRGSSAAGSGTEGSDAEVVEFENPAREEAVCDLLLVRVVQFHIDEAVYRDGYIEAAALKPVSRLAGDDYAGLGDIFTLIRQR
- a CDS encoding MarR family winged helix-turn-helix transcriptional regulator, with translation MPDYEQAQRAEEQAGDYQDSLKLFIVLSKAYRSLMDRAVKDMKQYGLTASEFTILEVLYHKGSYPLQQIGEKVLITSGSMTYNIDKLEKRGLLKRVPSASDRRVILAELTDAGRKLFDDIFPRHAAFVDSMMPGLTREEKRVLTEQLKKLGKNAAGAL